aataagtatgaataattctataatttcaagtaataaaatttatggAGTTAATTCATGTTAAAATAAATCAAGCATTGGTGGGGCCCGACATATGTGATTGATTGCTTGATTGACTTTGCCCTACTCTAACATGCATGCGATTATTCTATATTTGTGCACTAACCTTATCTCCCATGATAGCATTCAACTTGCAACTAAGGTACGCCTTGTACccaatcatatttatttatttatccattaTCATGCATgacttgttttattatttgatcattatttgGTATCCACGATTTCCCAATCAATTGTCATGTTTGCCCTAACTAATTAGTAGAGACcaatttttaggggcttaaaggggtgctatgcCTTATCACTGTACTTTTCCAAATAGGTAACTTGAATCCCGGACCTaaactcggtttttcacagacttacttttcctttaggagtcacatttatgatttttctttcttattttatttttccctttaaaaataaaacaaaaataagtgacaacttcaaaaagttttcaaaaaaaaataaaaataagtcatGTCATCGAGTGGAAACGCATGTAcagaaatgcgaggtccacacatatattctttcttcttttacttttttggTGATTAAAATTCTTGGCCTAAACTATATACATGCACATTATAACATTAGAATAAGTTTGGTGGATGAAGAAATGAAGGCTTCTCACTTATAATCTAAATTCGATCTATCATTCAGTGCTCTAGATCTagttatttaattcaataattgaaatatttaaaataaaagtgaataaaTAGATTTATTGAATGACATGATCTTTTAAACAATTAACCAACCATCTATTTATGATTCTTTAATTGCTTAAAGAGGATACCTTTTAACAACAAATTCATCCCCGCCTCGTGCTGCTCTTCCTCAATCCCAAGTATGGCTATGCATTGGTCCCTCACTATTGCTTGGTTGCTCCCATGTCCCAATAACATTTGGATGGTTTGTTATATGTTATCAATTTGTATTTTCACAgcttaaatttttaggaaaattatttacTTAACAATTACACaatcacaaataataattactgttttgattttttcacattttactATATTTTAACCTTGCAAGCACTTTGTTATTGAAACTTGTTTTTCTCCTCATTGtactaaaatcaaataaaataatatataaaaatatattaaaataaaattatacatattaaaAGGATTGACCCAGCtgattcttttaaatattattttattgatatttgtttgtatttgattaatatttatagaaattgtcaaatccaaatttaataGTAGGATTATTTCTCCTAACAATATGATAAATGGAgctctcaaaattttaatgtaaatgaataaatgaaatcaaTGGGGTTATAACTAACGTATATAAACAATGCTAATCTAGAAAATGAAGTGTAATTGGgtgaaattaatttataggtTAGATAATAAGATTATACTAGAAATTAGATGTAACTAGATAGTATATTAcctgattttatttaaaaatcatccTACTTGGGCTACAACTTGCTTTTAGTCATTTAGTCCATGGTAGCATTCTTGTACTCATTTAATTTACACTTCTATTCATATTTGAGTAGTTATACTATTAATGGCTGTGGCTCTGAAGTGTTTagtaaacttttaaaaatcacttataaaaaTTTGGACAATAATTTGAAGTGATTTATGAGTGTTCATttgaatttactttttttttaatttttaatttaagatacAACATTTAAcacaaaattgaattgaatttttttttaaaataaaatcttttttagttatttaatataacaaaattagaaTTCCAAATAAACTTTACTTAATTTAAGTACTAATGTTTCATTAAAGAGTTAatgaaaaccttaaaaaattatgattatatttgttcaataattttgataaaaataataaaaatgataatcaaCTATTTATGccatatttttgtcttttctgTAACAATCTTGTACtctataattcattttaattgaatttcttattatatattaatttaaaaccacTCTATTTAATTATGGGATGgtttgaagaaaagaaattagagaaaaaagaaagaaataaaatagtgaattaaacttttttaattggttattgatgaaaaattgaagaggaagaaaattattattagtgAATATATtctcccaaatttttttttcaaaggaaaatatcagagaaaatattttagaatcttCCAGCATCAACATAAATTGATGCTAAATTGCTGTAAGTCGTCCAATCACCAGCCCACTCGGCCATCCCAGTTCAGCTCCTCAATTACCCATACCCTTGTCAAATTTCAAAACCCTAGAAACACCGTACTACACCCATTCTCGCAGAGACCAGTCGGATCCACGCAGGGCTCTGAAAGATCCTCAACTCCGGAGCTCCGGGGACCCAATGGAAGGATCCGACGCGGAAGAACTAGAGGAGTTGGAGGCTGATGTGAAGGAAATGGCTCAGAAGGTCCGCCATTACCGGACAACTCTCCCAGATCAGCTTAAGGCCACATTCACTTCGATTTTATCTTCTGAGCGACCTCCGTTTCTCGAATTCGTGTCCGGATCCGAACCCGAAGCCTCCGGAGAACCTAACCCAGGTCAGTTTCGAGGTTTTTGGTTCCCCcacccctttttctttttttctctgtttttcgtttcctgtttggttgctgagaaaatatggtaaaaagaaaaataaaaagtgaatgctTGAACCCGAGATTTTCACTGTTTGAGAGATCAGGAAAACAGAAATATACGTTTAATTGAGGCTAATACAAGCGTTTGGGTTAGTTGAGGTGGGTTTGGAGAGCAAAagatctttcttttctttggctctattttatttcatttcacttTCTTGTTGTGCCATCGGAATGTCTTGGAATTAGATTTGTTGTTACTTGGGTCCTGAGAAAAACAAATTGGTTTAGGTAAAGTGAGTTTCCGCTTccaggaaataaaaaagaaacataattttcagaataatatttctaatttttctttgctGTCCAATAGAGCTTTAAATTGCTTTGTTATtgatattgaattttaaaacttaGCTTATGCTTGGTTCCAGAGAGTActgtggaaataaaaaaatgttaaagaaaaaatttctaatGATTAATTGTACCATGGCAATAATGTATTGGTGATGGAGTGGCAATTGCAGTTTCCGGTGGGTGCATTTGTGGAGCCTGCAGGGGTAGAGGAAATGGGGGCAATAGTGGATGTGGTGGTGATGGTGAGTGGTAGTGGTGCTCTTTTAtgatatgtttggttcctgaaaactattaggctatgtttggttcgagtaaatttgagggaaaatgcaaaggaaagaaaatagagagaaaaaattaaaagaaaagaaaaaacaaaggaaaataaaaaataaatttaaatttaataaattatttttatacatttcttcatacttattttacttatttctccTTATCAtagcaaaattaaataatttaaaaatatataaattttaaattaattataattatatttgattttttttatatattttttatagtaaaatcaaacatgagaaaattatttttcttaacatttttttttctttctctaatattttttgggaatgaaacataaccttaaagaaagaaaaaaaatgataagaaaaatagttttctcatgcTTGGTTGTACTatggaaaatatcaaataagaataaaatataagtaagatttttaattaattaaatacttatctattttaaaattatttaatctttatatagaaaagttaaaatttttatttttatttttattttattttatttatttatttatttattctctctCTTGTATACTACTTGTATACTTTGGGGCAtgttgccttttttcttttaatatattgatttttattcataaaaaaaagttaaaataagtgaaatgagtttaaagtagcatataaaataaattattgattttgaacttttttattcttttttctt
The sequence above is drawn from the Vitis riparia cultivar Riparia Gloire de Montpellier isolate 1030 chromosome 15, EGFV_Vit.rip_1.0, whole genome shotgun sequence genome and encodes:
- the LOC117931813 gene encoding uncharacterized protein LOC117931813; this translates as MEGSDAEELEELEADVKEMAQKVRHYRTTLPDQLKATFTSILSSERPPFLEFVSGSEPEASGEPNPGQSRVLLAQGDHETSEKIQLLKQNILSIVSTIPVLLKRLNECMSMVDKLDSYNGIIHPAFKRRRTS